One Solanum lycopersicum chromosome 2, SLM_r2.1 genomic region harbors:
- the LOC101251946 gene encoding multiple organellar RNA editing factor 1, mitochondrial-like isoform X1, whose translation MALYTSRLRRALPLSSSIFAQTFHQPNLISPIASLSQCTSTQSNLSKLNRFDFPSQWRLFRSSTISLSSRSRSFDRNPADDEIGPDTILFEGCDYEHWLIVIDFPKDTQLTREEMIETYVQTAAKVFGSVEEAKKKIYALSTTTYRGFQVLCSEDTSKKFEGLPGVVFVLPDSYIDPVNKEYGGDKYNNGEIIERPPPPQFQRQGSRPRRGPQYQQGNYRPPQQNYGPAQGHPPQQNYGAAQGPPPQQNYNAPQGPPPQQNYGPPRYPPPQQNYGSRQYAPPPQQNYRQPQDLSPQQNYERPQNPQPNQSYGVPQSVPSQWNHGLQPKFVPQQIYGPQGAGDHRGPAPPDSNLDAWDNSQVGWGDSIRSPFPRRDQRGGAPPEQGGFGGVQHYGSQQGGSSEQQTFGDQPLRYGPQFGQNNPRPGGNQNFPPIEQQGNMQGGEQRTYASSGTMGTDQEVKEHCGQEGFNRNPT comes from the exons ATGGCGCTGTATACTTCCCGTCTCCGGCGAGCTCTccctctttcttcttcaatttttgcTCAAACTTTCCATCAACCAAATCTCATTTCTCCAATTGCATCACTCTCCCAATGTACGTCTACCCAAAGCAATTTGTCTAAGCTTAACCGTTTCGATTTTCCGTCCCAATGGAGACTATTTAGGTCTTCTACAATATCGCTGTCCTCGAGGTCTCGATCATTTGACCGAAATCCAGCTGACGATGAAATAGGTCCCGACACaatcctcttcgaaggatgcgaTTATGAGCATTGGCTGATTGTGATTGATTTTCCTAAAGATACTCAGCTTACGAGGGAAGAGATGATTGAGACTTATGTGCAGACTGCTGCTAAGGTCTTCGGGAG TGTGGAAGAGGCTAAGAAAAAGATTTATGCCTTAAGCACAACAACTTACCGAGGTTTTCAGGTCTTGTGTTCAGAGGACACATCGAAGAAGTTTGAAG GTCTCCCAGGAGTTGTGTTTGTACTGCCTGATTCCTATATTGATCCAGTAAACAAGGAATATGGAG GTGACAAGTATAATAACGGAGAAATCATTGAGAGACCACCTCCTCCACAGTTTCAAAGACAAGGTAGCAGGCCTCGAAGAGGCCCACAGTATCAACAAGGCAATTATCGCCCTCCTCAGCAGAACTATGGGCCAGCACAGGGTCATCCACCACAGCAGAATTATGGTGCAGCACAGGGTCCTCCACCACAGCAGAATTATAACGCGCCACAGGGTCCTCCACCCCAGCAGAACTATGGCCCACCAAGGTATCCTCCACCGCAACAGAACTATGGCTCACGACAGTATGCTCCGCCACCTCAACAGAACTACAGACAACCACAGGATCTTTCTCCACAGCAGAATTATGAGCGGCCACAGAATCCTCAGCCAAACCAGAGTTACGGTGTACCTCAGAGTGTTCCTTCTCAGTGGAATCATGGCCTTCAGCCAAAATTTGTACCTCAACAGATCTATGGGCCTCAAGGGGCTGGGGATCATAGGGGTCCTGCACCTCCTGATAGCAACCTAGATGCGTGGGATAATTCCCAGGTTGGATGGGGTGATTCAATACGTTCACCTTTTCCTCGAAGAGACCAGAGAGGTGGTGCACCTCCAGAGCAAGGAGGCTTTGGAGGAGTTCAACATTATGGGTCTCAACAAGGTGGAAGTTCTGAACAACAAACCTTTGGAGATCAACCACTGAGATATGGGCCCCAGTTTGGGCAGAACAATCCAAGGCCAGGAGGAAATCAGAATTTCCCACCGATAGAGCAGCAGGGCAACATGCAAGGGGGGGAGCAGAGGACTTATGCATCTAGTGGTACAATGGGAACAGATCAA GAGGTTAAAGAGCATTGTGGACAAGAGGGATTTAATAGGAACCCTACATAG
- the LOC101251946 gene encoding multiple organellar RNA editing factor 1, mitochondrial-like isoform X2, translating to MALYTSRLRRALPLSSSIFAQTFHQPNLISPIASLSQCTSTQSNLSKLNRFDFPSQWRLFRSSTISLSSRSRSFDRNPADDEIGPDTILFEGCDYEHWLIVIDFPKDTQLTREEMIETYVQTAAKVFGSVEEAKKKIYALSTTTYRGFQVLCSEDTSKKFEGLPGVVFVLPDSYIDPVNKEYGGDKYNNGEIIERPPPPQFQRQGSRPRRGPQYQQGNYRPPQQNYGPAQGHPPQQNYGAAQGPPPQQNYNAPQGPPPQQNYGPPRYPPPQQNYGSRQYAPPPQQNYRQPQDLSPQQNYERPQNPQPNQSYGVPQSVPSQWNHGLQPKFVPQQIYGPQGAGDHRGPAPPDSNLDAWDNSQVGWGDSIRSPFPRRDQRGGAPPEQGGFGGVQHYGSQQGGSSEQQTFGDQPLRYGPQFGQNNPRPGGNQNFPPIEQQGNMQGGEQRTYASSGTMGTDQERY from the exons ATGGCGCTGTATACTTCCCGTCTCCGGCGAGCTCTccctctttcttcttcaatttttgcTCAAACTTTCCATCAACCAAATCTCATTTCTCCAATTGCATCACTCTCCCAATGTACGTCTACCCAAAGCAATTTGTCTAAGCTTAACCGTTTCGATTTTCCGTCCCAATGGAGACTATTTAGGTCTTCTACAATATCGCTGTCCTCGAGGTCTCGATCATTTGACCGAAATCCAGCTGACGATGAAATAGGTCCCGACACaatcctcttcgaaggatgcgaTTATGAGCATTGGCTGATTGTGATTGATTTTCCTAAAGATACTCAGCTTACGAGGGAAGAGATGATTGAGACTTATGTGCAGACTGCTGCTAAGGTCTTCGGGAG TGTGGAAGAGGCTAAGAAAAAGATTTATGCCTTAAGCACAACAACTTACCGAGGTTTTCAGGTCTTGTGTTCAGAGGACACATCGAAGAAGTTTGAAG GTCTCCCAGGAGTTGTGTTTGTACTGCCTGATTCCTATATTGATCCAGTAAACAAGGAATATGGAG GTGACAAGTATAATAACGGAGAAATCATTGAGAGACCACCTCCTCCACAGTTTCAAAGACAAGGTAGCAGGCCTCGAAGAGGCCCACAGTATCAACAAGGCAATTATCGCCCTCCTCAGCAGAACTATGGGCCAGCACAGGGTCATCCACCACAGCAGAATTATGGTGCAGCACAGGGTCCTCCACCACAGCAGAATTATAACGCGCCACAGGGTCCTCCACCCCAGCAGAACTATGGCCCACCAAGGTATCCTCCACCGCAACAGAACTATGGCTCACGACAGTATGCTCCGCCACCTCAACAGAACTACAGACAACCACAGGATCTTTCTCCACAGCAGAATTATGAGCGGCCACAGAATCCTCAGCCAAACCAGAGTTACGGTGTACCTCAGAGTGTTCCTTCTCAGTGGAATCATGGCCTTCAGCCAAAATTTGTACCTCAACAGATCTATGGGCCTCAAGGGGCTGGGGATCATAGGGGTCCTGCACCTCCTGATAGCAACCTAGATGCGTGGGATAATTCCCAGGTTGGATGGGGTGATTCAATACGTTCACCTTTTCCTCGAAGAGACCAGAGAGGTGGTGCACCTCCAGAGCAAGGAGGCTTTGGAGGAGTTCAACATTATGGGTCTCAACAAGGTGGAAGTTCTGAACAACAAACCTTTGGAGATCAACCACTGAGATATGGGCCCCAGTTTGGGCAGAACAATCCAAGGCCAGGAGGAAATCAGAATTTCCCACCGATAGAGCAGCAGGGCAACATGCAAGGGGGGGAGCAGAGGACTTATGCATCTAGTGGTACAATGGGAACAGATCAA
- the HT1 gene encoding hexose transporter 1, with product MAGGGGIGPGNGKEYPGELTLYVTMTCIVAAMGGLIFGYDIGISGGVTSMDTFLNRFFPSVYRKQKADNSTNQYCKFDSQTLTMFTSSLYLAALVSSLVASTVTRKLGRRLSMLSGGILFCAGALINGFAQNVAMLIIGRIFLGFGIGFANQSVPLYLSEMAPYKYRGALNIGFQLSITIGILVANVLNYFFAKIHWGWRLSLGGAMVPALIITIGSLFLPETPNSMIERGNHDEAKARLKRIRGIEDVDEEFNDLVIASEASRKIEHPWRNLLQKKYRPHLTMAIMIPFFQQLTGINVIMFYAPVLFKTIGFGTDASLMSAVITGGINVIATIVSIYYVDKLGRRFLFLEGGIQMLFSQIAVAILIAIKFGVNGTPGELPKWYAIVVVIFICVYVAGFAWSWGPLGWLVPSEIFPLEIRSAAQSINVSVNMIFTFAVAQVFLTMLCHLKFGLFLFFAFFVVIMTVFIYFFLPETKNIPIEEMVIVWKEHWFWSKFMTEVDYPGTRNGTAVEMAKGGAGYKIV from the exons ATGGCCGGTGGTGGTGGTATTGGTCCCGGCAACGGGAAAGAATATCCCGGCGAGTTAACTCTTTATGTTACTATGACTTGCATTGTTGCTGCCATGGGTGGTCTCATTTTTGGTTATGATATTGGAATTTCCG GGGGTGTGACATCAATGGACACATTTTTGAATAGATTTTTTCCATCTGTGTATAGAAAGCAAAAAGCAGATAATTCAACTAATCAGTACTGTAAATTTGACAGCCAAACACTGACTATGTTTACATCGTCGTTGTATTTGGCTGCCCTTGTGTCTTCTCTGGTGGCATCTACTGTCACCAGAAAATTAGGAAGGAGACTTTCTATGCTCTCTGGAGGTATCCTATTTTGTGCTGGAGCTTTGATTAATGGATTTGCTCAGAATGTTGCTATGCTCATTATTGGTCGTATTTTTCTTGGTTTTGGTATTGGATTTGCCAATCAG TCTGTTCCACTATACCTATCAGAAATGGCACCATACAAATACAGAGGAGCACTGAACATAGGTTTTCAACTTTCCATCACCATTGGTATACTTGTAGCCAATGTGTTAAACTATTTCTTTGCCAAAATTCATTGGGGATGGAGATTGAGTTTAGGAGGTGCTATGGTACCTGCATTGATCATCACAATAGGTTCATTATTCCTCCCTGAAACCCCTAATTCGATGATCGAACGTGGTAACCACGACGAAGCCAAAGCTCGATTGAAGAGAATTAGGGGAATTGAAGATGTAGATGAAGAGTTCAATGATTTGGTTATTGCTAGTGAAGCTTCTAGGAAAATTGAACATCCCTGGAGGAACTTGTTGCAAAAGAAATATAGACCACATCTTACAATGGCAATTATGATCCCATTTTTCCAACAACTTACTGGAATCAACGTGATTATGTTTTATGCACCTGTGTTGTTTAAAACCATTGGTTTTGGTACTGATGCTTCACTTATGTCTGCTGTGATCACTGGTGGAATCAATGTCATTGCCACTATTGTTTCTATTTACTATGTTGATAAATTAGGAAGAAGATTCTTGTTTCTTGAAGGTGGAATTCAAATGCTCTTTTCCCAA ATAGCCGTGGCAATTTTGATAGCAATAAAGTTTGGAGTAAATGGAACTCCAGGGGAATTACcaaaatggtatgcaatagtGGTTGTGATATTCATTTGTGTATATGTTGCTGGATTCGCTTGGTCATGGGGTCCTCTTGGATGGCTCGTACCTAGTGAAATTTTCCCACTGGAAATTCGATCAGCTGCACAAAGTATCAATGTCTCAGTGAACATGATCTTCACATTTGCAGTAGCACAAGTTTTCTTAACAATGTTGTGTCATTTGAAGTTTGGATTGTTTCTGTTTTTCGCCTTCTTTGTGGTGATTATGACTGTGTTCATATACTTCTTCTTGCCTGAGACGAAAAATATTCCGATAGAAGAGATGGTGATTGTGTGGAAAGAACATTGGTTCTGGTCTAAGTTCATGACTGAAGTTGATTATCCTGGAACTAGGAATGGAACTGCTGTTGAAATGGCTAAAGGGGGTGCTGGTTACAAAATTGTATGA